A section of the Ornithinimicrobium sufpigmenti genome encodes:
- a CDS encoding PucR family transcriptional regulator, translating into MDRQLSPVLPPSPTSGITVSEVLRLPVMQGTAVLAGERGLERLVATVNVMEVPDLLPWVRPRELLLTTGYPLRTHEGHDLTDWIADLDDHGLAGVAIKLARYVDELPEAALREADRRGFPVLAIPFDLGFDEVITQVLTVVINRRADTLARAEQVLQDLVGVVIAGGDLDQVCQGVVRHLARTSLVTTMDGRVLASAGPVPERVADLPGFDPTGRFVVETEVPGVSAQFDGVHRLVARVTGARADLGRLILFRDDAFTDDDNHVVGQATTAAALAITKQQAVAAVEGKYRADFLRDALLGRAGDAERVAAHAGELGWDLRRPLAVLVAEAEEVPSDDPVLRTLPERFRAAWERVASTDDEAAAVAGFNQEVVVLLGVPADDDPTTITERVRQMAEQVHGRGGGGRRVFVTGISRTITDLAELPRAYSEARKAAQVGRRLHGDRAVTHFDALGVFRLLSQVEDRAELASFIGETLGPLAAVDSEEMEDLRTTLTVLLDHNLNVASTARALHFHYNSLRYRISKLERLLGPFTTDPRLRFAIMLALQARQLDHG; encoded by the coding sequence ATGGATCGTCAACTTTCGCCCGTGCTGCCCCCCTCGCCGACCTCGGGGATCACCGTCTCCGAGGTGCTGCGGCTGCCGGTGATGCAGGGCACCGCGGTGCTGGCCGGCGAGCGGGGCCTGGAGCGGTTGGTGGCCACGGTGAACGTGATGGAGGTGCCCGACCTGCTGCCCTGGGTGCGTCCTCGCGAGCTGCTCCTGACCACCGGCTATCCGCTGCGCACCCACGAGGGTCACGACCTCACCGACTGGATCGCCGACCTCGACGACCACGGGCTGGCCGGTGTGGCGATCAAGCTGGCCCGCTACGTCGACGAGCTGCCGGAGGCGGCGCTGCGAGAGGCCGACCGGCGGGGTTTCCCGGTCCTGGCCATCCCCTTCGACCTGGGCTTCGACGAGGTGATCACCCAGGTGCTCACCGTGGTGATCAACCGGCGCGCGGACACCCTCGCCCGGGCCGAGCAGGTGCTCCAGGACCTGGTGGGCGTGGTCATCGCCGGCGGCGACCTGGACCAGGTCTGTCAGGGCGTGGTCCGGCACCTCGCCCGGACCAGCCTGGTCACCACCATGGACGGCCGGGTCCTGGCCTCTGCCGGGCCGGTCCCGGAGCGGGTCGCCGACCTGCCGGGGTTCGACCCGACCGGCCGCTTCGTCGTGGAGACCGAGGTGCCGGGGGTCTCCGCGCAGTTCGACGGGGTGCACCGCCTGGTCGCCAGGGTCACGGGGGCCAGGGCCGACCTGGGCCGGCTGATCCTGTTCCGCGACGACGCCTTCACCGACGACGACAACCACGTGGTCGGTCAGGCGACCACCGCTGCCGCCCTGGCGATCACCAAGCAGCAGGCGGTGGCCGCGGTCGAGGGGAAGTACCGCGCCGACTTCCTGCGCGACGCCCTGCTCGGCCGGGCCGGTGACGCCGAACGGGTCGCCGCCCACGCCGGGGAGCTGGGCTGGGACCTGCGCCGGCCCCTCGCCGTGCTGGTGGCCGAGGCCGAGGAGGTGCCCTCCGACGACCCCGTGCTGCGGACCCTGCCCGAGCGCTTCCGCGCCGCGTGGGAGCGCGTCGCGAGCACCGACGACGAGGCCGCGGCCGTGGCCGGGTTCAACCAGGAGGTGGTCGTCCTGCTCGGCGTGCCGGCCGACGACGACCCGACCACGATCACCGAGCGCGTCCGGCAGATGGCCGAGCAGGTGCACGGCCGTGGCGGCGGTGGCCGCCGGGTCTTCGTCACCGGCATCTCCCGGACCATCACCGACCTCGCCGAGCTGCCCCGGGCCTACTCCGAGGCCCGCAAGGCGGCGCAGGTGGGACGCCGGCTGCACGGCGACCGGGCGGTGACCCACTTCGACGCCCTGGGGGTCTTCCGGCTCCTCTCCCAGGTCGAGGACCGTGCCGAGCTGGCCAGCTTCATCGGCGAGACACTGGGTCCGCTGGCCGCCGTGGACTCCGAGGAGATGGAGGACCTGCGCACGACGCTCACCGTGCTGCTGGACCACAACCTCAACGTCGCCTCGACCGCCCGCGCCCTGCACTTCCACTACAACTCGCTGCGCTACCGGATCAGCAAGCTCGAGCGCCTCCTGGGCCCGTTCACCACCGACCCGCGGCTCCGGTTCGCGATCATGCTGGCGCTGCAGGCGCGACAGCTGGACCACGGCTGA
- a CDS encoding DUF2877 domain-containing protein: MQTTEARQAGARALPCAPATPLRPAAASTLSPAWLQAHPAPAEVVAVFDQAIYLLRGQDVLPLLAPEALMLPGAVRVTTPADLDALRVRVGDEVLVGRGEVRTAGGGLVVRRVWRPLPVPTAPLSEAARWAAWAGLAGLTSLDHDDVSGGRLAELAAAVLDGPAAQVSRHLNGPISTEAVHGLVGLGPGLTPAGDDVLCGLLLGLRASGQERERSLLEEAVLPLLGRTTALSATLLRQAAQGYAVPPVVALLRAWHRGAGVPALASAGCPVAEIGHTSGPALILGLATALTAASTTPLTTALTPALTTAPSTKLPPHTGQARAGSAAPHPRLTSAPGTGPAGRPAPVRPQPAPVLVAGATRGTS; the protein is encoded by the coding sequence ATGCAGACCACCGAGGCTCGTCAGGCAGGTGCGCGAGCCCTGCCCTGTGCGCCGGCGACGCCCCTGCGACCGGCGGCTGCCTCCACCCTCAGCCCCGCGTGGCTGCAGGCCCACCCGGCACCCGCCGAGGTGGTCGCGGTCTTCGACCAGGCCATCTACCTGCTGCGCGGGCAGGACGTGCTGCCGCTGCTGGCGCCCGAGGCGCTCATGCTCCCCGGTGCGGTGCGGGTCACGACACCGGCCGACCTCGATGCGCTGCGCGTGCGGGTCGGTGACGAGGTCCTCGTCGGCCGCGGTGAGGTCCGCACCGCCGGCGGCGGGCTGGTCGTCCGGCGGGTCTGGCGCCCCCTGCCCGTCCCGACGGCGCCCCTGTCCGAGGCAGCGCGGTGGGCCGCCTGGGCCGGGCTGGCCGGGCTCACGTCCCTGGACCATGACGATGTGTCGGGCGGCCGGCTGGCCGAGCTCGCCGCGGCGGTCCTCGACGGACCCGCCGCCCAGGTCAGCAGGCACCTGAACGGGCCTATCAGCACGGAAGCGGTGCACGGCTTGGTCGGGCTCGGCCCGGGCCTCACCCCCGCCGGTGACGACGTGCTGTGCGGGCTGCTGCTCGGGCTGCGCGCGAGCGGCCAGGAGCGGGAGCGCTCGCTGCTGGAGGAAGCGGTCCTCCCGCTCCTCGGACGCACGACCGCCCTCTCCGCCACCCTCCTCCGCCAGGCCGCCCAGGGGTATGCCGTCCCGCCCGTCGTCGCGCTGCTGCGCGCCTGGCACCGCGGCGCCGGCGTCCCCGCCCTCGCTTCCGCGGGGTGTCCGGTGGCTGAGATCGGGCACACCTCGGGCCCCGCCCTCATCCTCGGCCTGGCCACGGCACTGACAGCTGCGTCGACGACTCCGCTGACAACTGCGCTGACCCCTGCACTGACCACCGCGCCGAGCACGAAGCTCCCACCCCATACCGGGCAGGCCCGTGCCGGTAGCGCCGCCCCCCATCCCCGTCTGACCTCGGCCCCGGGCACCGGCCCGGCCGGCCGTCCTGCCCCCGTCCGTCCCCAACCCGCTCCGGTCCTGGTGGCCGGCGCCACGAGAGGAACGTCGTGA